Proteins from a genomic interval of Zonotrichia albicollis isolate bZonAlb1 chromosome 27, bZonAlb1.hap1, whole genome shotgun sequence:
- the THYN1 gene encoding thymocyte nuclear protein 1: MPWPSRKRDKGAVADKKEPDAKIAKTEKETSDKEEEEKSAKPPAGSSKSGWKNWKKKESESGGEESKITYCHWLLKSEPESRLEKGVDVKFSVDDLKAQPNQTTCWDGVRNYQARNFLRSMKLGQQAFFYHSNCKEPGIVALVKIVKEAYPDHTQFDQKDPHYDSTSRKENPKWSMVDVQFVRMTKRFIPLAEIKAHHLAHKADGGPLKDMMLFSRQRLSIQPLTQEEFDFVLSLEEEKPH; this comes from the exons ATGCCTTGGCCGAGCAGAAAGAGAGACAAAGGAGCGGTAGCAG ATAAAAAAGAGCCTGATGCTAAAATTGCCAAAACTGAGAAGGAGACTTCGGataaggaggaagaagagaagtCTGCAAAACCCCCAGCTGGGAGCTCCAAGTCAGGATggaagaactggaagaaaaaagaatctGAGTCTGGTGGGGAGGAAAGCAAGATCACATATTGTCACTGGCTGCTGAAATCAGAACCTGAGAGCAGGCTGGAGAAGGGGGTGGATGTGAAG TTCAGTGTTGACGACTTGAAAGCTCAGCCTAATCAGACAACCTGCTGGGATGGAGTAAGGAACTACCAG GCAAGGAATTTCCTGAGATCCATGAAACTTGGGCAGCAGGCCTTCTTCTACCACAGCAACTGCAAAGAGCCTGGCATTGTGGCCCTTGTCAAG ATCGTGAAGGAGGCGTACCCTGATCACACACAGTTTGATCAGAAGGATCCTCACTATGACTCCACCAGCAGAAAAGAGAACCCCAAATGGTCCATG GTGGATGTGCAGTTTGTGAGGATGACCAAGCGCTTCATCCCCCTGGCTGAGATCAAGGCTCACCACCTGGCACACAAAGCAGATGGGGGCCCCCTCAAGGACATGATGCTCTTCAGCAGGCAGCGTCTGTCCATCCAGCCCCTCACACAAG AGGAATTTGATTTTGTCTTGAGCCTGGAAGAGGAAAAGCCACATTaa
- the ACAD8 gene encoding isobutyryl-CoA dehydrogenase, mitochondrial — translation MAMAWRAAPRAAARLLLGRRGIASCIDPSTGLTEDQKEFQKVALDFAAKEMAPYMAEWDEKEIFPVETMRKAAQLGFGGIYVKPDVGGSGLSRLDTSIIFEALSTGCTSTTAYMSIHNMCVWMIDTFGNEEQRRRFCPSLCSMEKFASYCLTEPGSGSDAASLLTSAQRKGDSYVLNGSKAFISGGGDTDVYVVMCRTGGPGPKGISCLVLEKGMPGLSFGKKEKKVGWNSQPTRAVIFEDCVVPVGNRLGAEGQGFNIAMQGLNGGRINIASCSLGAAHASVLLAQEHLTVRKQFGEPLASNQYLQFRLAEMATRLVAARLMVRNAARALQEGREDAAVLCSMAKLFATDECFGICNQALQMHGGYGYLKDYAVQQFVRDIRVHQILEGTNEVMRMIVARNLLQG, via the exons ATGGCCATGGCGTGGCGAGCGGCcccgcgggcggcggcgcggctgctgctggggcgCCGGGGGATCGCGTCCTGCATCGACC CATCCACTGGACTCACTGAGGATCAGAAGGAGTTCCAGAAAGTTGCCCTTGATTTTGCTGCCAAGGAGATGGCTCCTTACATGGCCGAGTGGGATGAGAAG gaaatattccctgtggAAACCATGAGGAAggcagcccagctgggattTGGTGGGATCTATGTGAAACCAGATGTTGGCGGTTCTGGATTGTCACGACTTGACACCTCCATAATCTTTGAAGCTCTGTCAACAGGATGTACCAGCACCACTGCTTACATGAGCATCCACAA CATGTGTGTTTGGATGATCGACACCTTTGGCAACGAGGAGCAGCGGCGCAGGTTCTGCCCATCCCTCTGTAGCATGGAAAAGTTTGCCTCTTACTGCCTGACTGAGCCAG GGAGTGGCAGTGATGCAGCTTCCCTGCTGACCTCAGCTCAGAGGAAAGGGGACTCCTACGTCCTGAATGGCTCCAAG GCCTTCATCAGCGGGGGAGGTGACACCGATGTGTACGTGGTCATGTGTCGCACAGGGGGCCCAGGCCCCAAGGGCATCTCCTGCCTCGTGCTGGAGAAGGGAATGCCAGGGCTCAGCTTTggcaagaaggagaagaag GTaggctggaattcccagccAACTCGGGCTGTGATCTTTGAGGACTGCGTTGTTCCTGTGGGCAACCGGCTGGGAGCTGAAGGGCAGGGATTCAACATCGCCATGCAGGGCCTCAATGGAGGCAGGATAAACATCG CTTCTTGCTCGTTGGGAGCTGCTCATGCCTCGGTTCTCCTGGCTCAGGAGCACCTCACTGTCCGCAAGCAGTTCGGGGAACCCCTCGCCAGCAACCAG tACCTGCAGTTCAGGCTGGCAGAGATGGCCACCCGGCTGGTGGCCGCGCGGCTCATGGTGCGCAACGCGGCGCGGGCGCTGCAGGAGGGCCGGGAGGACGCGGCCGTGCTCTGCTCCATGGCCAAGCTCTTCGCCACCGACGAGTGCTTTGGG ATCTGTAACCAGGCTCTGCAGATGCACGGGGGCTATGGCTACCTGAAGGATTATGCTGTGCAGCAGTTCGTGCGAGACATCAGAGTGCACCAGATCCTGGAAG GTACCAACGAGGTCATGAGGATGATTGTGGCCAGGAATCTGCTACAGGGCTGA